One part of the bacterium genome encodes these proteins:
- a CDS encoding 7-cyano-7-deazaguanine synthase, whose amino-acid sequence MLAWDGPRRNLLRNLHGLYQFLPRPPSPLAADLLDIATTVYGADIGVPRGRNEDWVRRLELLVPVREPDFWQDRADDLSYLLYVLTRDSFRFTFAPRAADAASEPTGAAPCDADAVCLLSGGIDSLAGALMLQRTGRRLLLVCHQSGNPTVLQAQGHVAKLLADAVPGHAAMGSVRLLPNGRGPESPATEREPSQRSRAFLFTSLALAAADALEVSEAYIPENGILTMALPLAAARVGGLSTRSTHPKVIALLNALAAHCGLAATLTNPFLYQTKAEIIRDFLRPSLSPFDIQKTVSCWAAGRSSRQCGGCVACLVRRLAMLAAGLPDEAYELDVLGDPDSAHGTDAYANLVDLLSLCADFRTQSDAQLLSRSPELLDSATCGVSLPDTLSLYRRFGDEVRQVVQEHFPAAARLMR is encoded by the coding sequence GTGTTGGCCTGGGATGGCCCCCGGCGGAACCTGCTGCGCAACCTGCACGGCCTGTACCAGTTCCTGCCCCGTCCTCCGTCCCCCCTGGCTGCGGATCTGCTCGACATCGCCACCACTGTGTACGGTGCGGACATTGGTGTGCCGCGCGGGCGCAATGAGGACTGGGTGCGTCGCCTCGAGTTGCTGGTGCCCGTACGCGAGCCGGACTTCTGGCAGGACCGGGCCGACGACCTGAGCTACCTGCTCTATGTCCTCACCCGCGACAGCTTCCGCTTCACCTTCGCCCCGCGCGCCGCCGACGCCGCCTCCGAGCCGACCGGCGCCGCTCCCTGCGACGCCGACGCCGTGTGCCTGCTCTCTGGTGGGATCGATTCGCTGGCCGGCGCCCTGATGCTGCAGCGGACAGGCCGCCGGCTGCTTCTGGTGTGCCACCAGTCCGGCAACCCGACGGTGCTGCAGGCGCAGGGGCATGTAGCGAAGCTGCTGGCCGACGCTGTGCCGGGGCACGCGGCGATGGGCTCGGTGCGTCTGCTGCCCAACGGGCGAGGCCCCGAGAGCCCGGCGACCGAACGCGAGCCGTCGCAGCGCTCCCGGGCGTTCCTCTTCACCTCCCTGGCACTGGCCGCGGCCGATGCGCTTGAGGTCAGTGAGGCCTACATCCCCGAGAACGGGATTCTGACGATGGCGCTGCCGCTGGCCGCGGCGCGCGTGGGGGGGCTGTCCACGCGCAGCACCCACCCGAAGGTCATCGCGCTCCTGAACGCCCTGGCGGCCCACTGCGGCCTGGCGGCCACGCTCACCAATCCCTTCCTCTACCAGACCAAGGCCGAGATCATCCGCGACTTCCTGCGCCCGTCGCTGTCGCCCTTCGACATCCAGAAGACCGTGAGCTGCTGGGCTGCCGGGCGCAGCAGCCGCCAGTGCGGGGGCTGCGTGGCCTGCCTGGTGCGACGGCTGGCGATGCTGGCCGCGGGCCTGCCCGATGAGGCCTATGAACTGGACGTGCTGGGCGACCCCGACAGCGCCCATGGCACCGATGCCTACGCCAACCTCGTGGACCTGCTGAGCCTCTGCGCCGACTTCCGCACCCAGTCGGACGCGCAACTGCTCTCCCGCTCGCCCGAACTCCTCGACAGCGCCACCTGCGGCGTGTCCCTCCCCGATACGCT